A window of Natrinema versiforme contains these coding sequences:
- a CDS encoding alpha/beta hydrolase, giving the protein MSADDRVDGPHQNQQLVTGGTDLADAEAALVLTHGRGATARGMIQMAGEIHRDGVALLAPQAARQTWYPNSFLAPVERNEPGRSSGLQAISDAIAEANDAGIPTERIMLVGFSQGACLASEYLARNPRRYGGLAAFSGGLIGEDLDDEYPGDLENTPVFLGCSDVDPHIPAERVHDTADILESMNADVTKRLYEGMGHGINEDEMEYVSGMVAELVD; this is encoded by the coding sequence ATGAGCGCCGACGACCGCGTCGACGGCCCCCACCAGAACCAGCAACTCGTCACGGGCGGGACCGATCTCGCGGACGCCGAGGCGGCGCTCGTGCTCACCCACGGCCGCGGTGCGACCGCCCGCGGGATGATCCAGATGGCCGGCGAGATCCATCGGGACGGCGTCGCCCTCCTCGCCCCGCAGGCCGCTCGCCAGACGTGGTATCCGAACTCGTTTCTCGCACCGGTCGAGCGCAACGAGCCCGGCCGTTCCTCGGGCCTGCAGGCGATCAGCGACGCGATCGCCGAGGCCAACGACGCCGGTATCCCGACCGAGCGAATCATGCTGGTCGGCTTCTCGCAGGGCGCCTGTCTCGCCAGCGAGTACCTCGCGCGAAACCCGCGACGCTACGGCGGCCTCGCCGCCTTCTCCGGCGGGCTCATCGGCGAGGACCTCGACGACGAGTACCCCGGCGACCTCGAGAACACCCCGGTCTTTCTGGGCTGTAGCGATGTCGACCCGCACATCCCCGCAGAGCGGGTCCACGACACGGCTGACATCCTCGAGTCGATGAACGCCGACGTGACCAAGCGCCTCTACGAGGGGATGGGCCACGGCATCAACGAGGACGAGATGGAGTACGTCTCCGGCATGGTCGCCGAATTGGTGGACTGA
- a CDS encoding C45 family peptidase — MEDTDLESTVYTGPDATAEPDTYVEQARRRAETEREAIEWAVAELESLIADADVDLEPLLDYARRSRESLPDRHLRAYEAMAETLDIDPAVYEVYALAYSDLCDELADEPAADPSRGCTNALVSPPRTGRDGSLVLKNRDIAGRGARPKSIVEQPPIDDYYGFLTVDTCGTVMLYKGVNDRGLVAANTYIDANRDDIELEDQYRNGTVIRRVLEECATVADARTLLESIPTRQLMAQTLFLADETDAVLLEVNPLEERIAVDDGDAVTRTNHFVQSRSAETESSRRRRRRAMELLADGGDEIDRESLWRFAADHANGPGDKSICRHPEPETDDYAFGQLTTASAAVFEGGSPTVEVAMGNPCETEPTRCSFGDEVPMALRTGDRWLERLRSDREVPSNR; from the coding sequence ATGGAGGACACGGACCTCGAGTCGACCGTCTACACCGGCCCCGACGCGACGGCCGAACCGGACACGTACGTCGAGCAGGCGCGCCGGCGCGCCGAAACCGAACGTGAGGCCATCGAGTGGGCCGTCGCCGAACTCGAGTCATTGATCGCCGACGCCGATGTCGACCTCGAGCCGCTGCTCGATTATGCGCGGCGGAGCCGAGAGAGCCTCCCGGACCGGCATTTGCGAGCCTACGAGGCGATGGCCGAGACCCTCGACATCGATCCGGCCGTCTACGAGGTCTACGCCCTCGCGTACAGCGACCTCTGTGACGAACTGGCCGACGAGCCGGCCGCCGATCCCTCCCGCGGGTGTACGAACGCGCTCGTGTCGCCGCCGCGGACCGGCCGGGACGGCTCGCTCGTGCTCAAGAACCGCGATATCGCGGGGCGGGGTGCCCGGCCCAAATCGATCGTCGAACAGCCGCCGATCGACGACTACTACGGCTTTCTCACGGTCGACACCTGCGGCACGGTCATGCTCTACAAGGGCGTCAACGATCGGGGGCTGGTCGCGGCGAACACCTATATCGATGCGAACCGGGACGATATCGAACTCGAGGACCAGTACCGAAACGGCACGGTTATCCGACGGGTACTCGAGGAGTGTGCCACCGTCGCGGACGCCCGGACGCTGCTCGAGTCGATCCCGACGCGACAGCTGATGGCCCAGACGCTGTTTTTGGCCGACGAAACCGATGCCGTCTTGCTCGAGGTAAACCCCCTCGAGGAGCGGATCGCGGTCGACGACGGGGACGCCGTCACCCGGACGAACCACTTCGTGCAGTCGCGGTCGGCCGAGACCGAGAGTTCGCGCCGCCGGCGGCGGCGAGCGATGGAGTTGCTCGCGGACGGCGGCGACGAGATCGATCGCGAGTCCCTCTGGCGGTTCGCGGCGGATCACGCGAACGGGCCGGGCGATAAGTCGATCTGCCGGCATCCGGAACCGGAAACGGACGACTACGCCTTCGGCCAGCTCACGACCGCGAGCGCGGCGGTGTTCGAGGGCGGGTCGCCGACGGTCGAGGTCGCGATGGGCAACCCTTGCGAGACCGAGCCGACGCGGTGTTCGTTCGGCGACGAGGTTCCGATGGCGCTGCGGACTGGCGACCGGTGGCTCGAGCGGCTGCGATCGGACCGCGAGGTCCCGTCGAATCGCTGA
- a CDS encoding NAD(P)/FAD-dependent oxidoreductase, with protein sequence MSDEATADDASVIVVGGGPAGLSAALFARKNGLETTVFDTDETWMHKAHLFNYLGIGSVGGSEFMATARQQVDDFGVDRRQGEAVTGVSETGDGFAVETEEDQYEADFVVLATGANRELAEDLGCELAEDGTVDVGVEMETSVEGAYATGAMVRPEEWQAAIAVGDGAAAALNILSSIKGEHYHDFDVPADAERVFGEHVAE encoded by the coding sequence ATGAGCGACGAAGCGACTGCGGACGATGCGTCAGTGATCGTTGTCGGCGGCGGCCCCGCCGGACTGAGTGCGGCTCTCTTCGCCCGGAAGAACGGGCTCGAGACGACCGTTTTCGATACAGACGAGACGTGGATGCACAAGGCCCACCTGTTCAACTACCTCGGCATCGGCTCGGTCGGCGGCAGCGAGTTCATGGCGACGGCCCGCCAGCAGGTCGACGACTTCGGCGTCGACCGACGACAGGGCGAAGCCGTGACCGGCGTCAGCGAGACCGGCGACGGCTTCGCGGTCGAGACCGAGGAGGACCAGTACGAGGCCGACTTCGTCGTCCTCGCGACGGGTGCGAACCGCGAACTCGCGGAGGACCTCGGCTGTGAGCTCGCCGAGGACGGCACCGTCGACGTCGGCGTCGAGATGGAGACCAGCGTCGAGGGCGCGTACGCGACCGGCGCGATGGTCCGTCCCGAGGAGTGGCAGGCCGCGATCGCCGTCGGCGACGGCGCCGCCGCAGCACTCAACATCCTCTCGAGCATTAAGGGAGAACACTACCACGACTTCGACGTTCCCGCGGACGCCGAGCGCGTCTTCGGCGAACACGTCGCGGAGTAA
- a CDS encoding universal stress protein gives MAILVAYDGSEPAQKAVEHAFTTYPDDEIVLLRVIEAADGSTGAGIMAAQEWLRDREEEVSTELPEEIAAIVSDPDRDFRTETAVGKPAREVVRFAEDNDDIDHIVIGSHGRSGLSRVLLGSVAETIVRRSPVPVTVMR, from the coding sequence ATGGCAATCCTCGTCGCCTATGACGGCTCGGAACCCGCACAGAAGGCGGTCGAACATGCGTTCACGACGTATCCCGACGACGAGATCGTGTTGTTGCGCGTCATCGAGGCCGCGGACGGCTCGACGGGAGCCGGGATCATGGCCGCACAGGAGTGGCTCCGAGACCGCGAGGAGGAAGTCTCGACGGAACTGCCCGAGGAAATCGCGGCGATCGTCAGCGATCCGGATCGGGATTTTCGGACCGAGACCGCGGTCGGGAAACCCGCGCGCGAAGTCGTTCGCTTCGCGGAGGATAACGACGACATCGATCACATCGTCATCGGAAGCCACGGCCGGTCGGGGCTCTCGAGGGTCCTGCTCGGCAGCGTCGCCGAAACGATCGTCCGTCGCTCGCCCGTCCCGGTCACAGTAATGCGCTGA
- a CDS encoding winged helix-turn-helix domain-containing protein: MRNPGDWMQMPTDERILEALQSSGMILSPAVIAKNIDRSREEVTRRLTVLVEYGFVTRVERGYYEIAEPGAQYLAGELDASEIDPIED; this comes from the coding sequence ATGCGCAATCCTGGCGATTGGATGCAGATGCCCACCGATGAGAGAATTCTCGAAGCGTTGCAATCGTCGGGAATGATCCTGTCGCCAGCGGTGATTGCAAAGAATATCGATCGAAGCCGAGAGGAAGTCACTCGCCGACTGACTGTTCTCGTCGAATATGGTTTTGTCACTCGAGTCGAGCGCGGGTATTATGAGATTGCCGAGCCCGGTGCGCAATATCTCGCCGGAGAACTCGATGCGAGTGAGATTGATCCGATCGAGGACTAA
- a CDS encoding VOC family protein, which translates to MSNEPTNPVTPELPDSPVHTRGTDHITIWGSNEADTIEFYQDILGMPLVLRQPNLDDPSQTHLFFDTGDGRILTFFVSDDRPSNRRGQRGGTGAVHHLCFSIDPDEYEDTMEALEEAGHQYNVFDRGIFHSIYTTDNNGLVIELSTDKYEFPDERRGEVLAKAQELREADGAEYAKDEHLRGAIEALGIELVEHDLPEASAGVGGVE; encoded by the coding sequence ATGTCTAACGAACCCACCAACCCAGTCACGCCCGAACTGCCCGACAGCCCCGTCCACACGAGGGGGACCGACCACATCACCATCTGGGGGAGCAACGAGGCGGACACGATCGAGTTCTACCAGGATATCCTCGGGATGCCGCTGGTCCTTCGCCAGCCGAACCTCGACGACCCCTCGCAGACCCACCTCTTCTTCGATACGGGCGACGGGCGCATCCTGACGTTCTTCGTCAGCGACGACCGGCCGTCGAACCGCCGCGGCCAGCGCGGCGGCACCGGTGCCGTCCACCACCTCTGTTTCAGCATCGATCCCGACGAGTACGAGGACACGATGGAGGCACTCGAGGAGGCGGGCCACCAGTACAACGTCTTCGATCGGGGGATCTTCCACTCGATCTACACCACGGACAACAACGGCCTCGTCATCGAACTCTCGACGGACAAGTACGAGTTCCCCGACGAGCGACGCGGCGAAGTGCTTGCGAAGGCACAGGAACTCCGCGAGGCAGATGGGGCCGAATACGCCAAGGACGAACACCTCCGCGGCGCGATCGAGGCACTCGGCATCGAACTCGTCGAACACGATCTTCCCGAGGCCAGCGCCGGCGTCGGTGGTGTCGAATGA
- a CDS encoding glutamate-cysteine ligase family protein — translation MNTSLEVEYWVVDIDGDLVPPDTLLDVSDQVDPEFVEPMLEIKTTPCRSMAELREEFRGRIGRVVDAAREQDKRLVPLATPLYASPDDIPYREKESTDLQRRIVGPAFDDARVCAGTHIHFEQSNVADQLNALTAIDPAFSLVTSAAHHRGERILECARPYLYRRSCYAACPEQGQLQPYVDSVAEWEQRLEHDFDSFRERALERGVAPGTVEDEFSPYEAAWNPVRLREAMPTVEWRSPDAALPGQVLQLAAAVRSIVTRADDCGTVIGGSDSPSRSDAIIDSNAAGEPLSLPDFETVETITDAAIRDGLENPAVRNYLRGLGVTPAEYDPLVDRMPDDRLSERRAKQLRLRAADQLEADLEQRRVRA, via the coding sequence ATGAACACAAGCCTCGAGGTGGAGTACTGGGTCGTCGATATCGACGGCGATCTCGTCCCGCCCGACACACTGCTCGACGTTTCGGATCAGGTCGATCCCGAGTTCGTCGAGCCGATGCTCGAGATCAAGACAACCCCCTGCCGGTCGATGGCCGAGCTCCGCGAGGAGTTCCGCGGTCGGATCGGTCGCGTCGTCGACGCGGCACGCGAGCAAGACAAGCGACTCGTCCCGCTGGCGACGCCGCTGTACGCCTCGCCCGACGACATCCCCTACCGCGAGAAGGAGAGCACCGACCTCCAGCGGCGGATCGTCGGGCCGGCCTTCGACGACGCCCGCGTCTGTGCCGGGACGCATATCCACTTCGAACAGTCGAACGTCGCCGACCAACTCAACGCCCTGACCGCGATCGATCCGGCCTTCTCGCTGGTCACCAGCGCCGCCCACCACCGCGGCGAACGCATCCTCGAGTGCGCCCGTCCGTACCTCTACCGGCGCTCGTGTTACGCGGCCTGTCCCGAACAGGGCCAGCTTCAGCCCTACGTCGACAGCGTCGCCGAGTGGGAGCAGCGACTCGAGCACGATTTCGACTCGTTTCGCGAGCGCGCGCTCGAGCGCGGCGTCGCCCCGGGGACTGTCGAAGACGAGTTCAGTCCCTACGAGGCGGCGTGGAACCCGGTCCGGCTGCGAGAGGCGATGCCGACGGTCGAGTGGCGCTCGCCCGACGCGGCCCTGCCGGGTCAGGTGCTCCAACTCGCAGCAGCGGTCCGTTCGATCGTCACCCGCGCGGACGACTGCGGGACGGTCATCGGCGGGTCGGACTCACCCAGTCGGTCGGACGCGATCATCGATTCGAACGCGGCCGGCGAACCGCTCTCCCTCCCCGACTTCGAGACCGTCGAGACGATCACCGACGCGGCCATCCGCGACGGGCTCGAGAACCCCGCGGTTCGAAACTACCTGCGCGGACTCGGCGTTACGCCCGCGGAGTACGATCCGCTCGTCGACCGCATGCCTGACGATCGGCTCTCCGAGCGGCGCGCGAAGCAGTTGCGACTTCGGGCTGCCGATCAGCTCGAGGCCGACCTCGAGCAGCGCCGCGTCCGGGCCTGA
- a CDS encoding RNA-binding domain-containing protein, translated as MSEIYRVDVEITAPVYDTEVTDRVIDAVANIFPNADLEEEFGEVRGEAHALDHFSELLHKQEILDTARGEFFANREGDTFTFALKKQAAFEEYVNFSVGKPDELGEIAVRVRVEEPTLEEYVDHIAPPTEDGRPVDA; from the coding sequence ATGAGCGAGATCTACCGCGTCGACGTCGAAATCACGGCCCCGGTTTACGATACCGAGGTCACGGACCGCGTGATCGACGCCGTGGCGAACATCTTCCCCAACGCCGACCTCGAGGAGGAGTTCGGCGAGGTCAGGGGCGAAGCCCACGCGCTCGATCACTTCTCGGAACTGCTCCACAAACAGGAGATCCTCGACACCGCCCGCGGCGAGTTCTTCGCCAACCGCGAGGGCGACACCTTCACCTTCGCGCTGAAAAAGCAGGCGGCCTTCGAGGAGTACGTGAACTTCTCGGTCGGAAAGCCGGACGAACTCGGCGAGATCGCCGTTCGGGTCCGCGTCGAGGAGCCCACCCTCGAGGAGTACGTCGACCACATCGCGCCGCCGACGGAGGACGGGCGGCCGGTCGACGCCTGA
- a CDS encoding tyrosine-type recombinase/integrase, with product MSDDLEPIPPHEAVEMYHDAMRDEHADSTRESERYRLEAFIQFCDENDIADLTTLSGRDLYKYRTWRREGKGDGRGPIKLVTLKGQLASLRRFLRFAANIDAVPAELYEQVTLPTMKNGEDVSETTLKPERAIEILDYLEHAQPASRDHIIVLLLWRTGARTGAVRGLDLRDLDLDGSHPRVTGPAVQFVHRPDTGTPLKNQDKGTRWNRISEKTASYLEDYIEYHRHDVTDDHGREPLLTTEYGRPASNTFRTTLYRVTRPCWRGEACPHDRDVETCDATHLDHASKCPSSRSPHDLRSGRVTFYRREDVPRRVVKDRLNASEDILDRHYDRRSDREQAEQRSDYLPDL from the coding sequence ATGAGTGACGACCTCGAGCCCATTCCGCCGCACGAAGCGGTCGAAATGTATCACGATGCGATGCGCGACGAGCACGCGGATTCGACTCGTGAGAGCGAGCGATACCGACTCGAGGCGTTCATTCAGTTCTGCGATGAGAACGACATAGCGGATCTAACAACCCTCTCCGGGCGGGATTTGTACAAGTACCGGACGTGGCGTCGCGAGGGGAAAGGCGACGGTCGCGGTCCGATCAAGCTGGTCACGCTCAAGGGTCAACTCGCGTCGTTACGTCGATTCCTGCGATTCGCGGCGAACATCGATGCCGTCCCCGCGGAATTGTACGAGCAGGTCACGTTGCCGACGATGAAAAACGGCGAGGACGTATCGGAAACGACTCTGAAGCCCGAACGGGCAATCGAGATCCTCGACTACCTCGAACACGCACAGCCCGCGTCTCGCGATCACATCATCGTTCTCCTGCTGTGGCGGACCGGCGCTCGAACCGGTGCCGTCCGTGGACTCGATCTCCGTGATCTCGATCTCGACGGAAGCCACCCGCGGGTGACTGGTCCCGCAGTGCAATTCGTTCACCGTCCCGACACCGGGACGCCGCTCAAGAATCAGGATAAGGGGACGCGCTGGAACCGGATTAGCGAAAAGACGGCCAGCTACCTCGAGGACTATATCGAGTACCACCGTCACGATGTGACCGACGATCACGGCCGTGAGCCGCTTCTCACGACCGAGTACGGTCGTCCGGCCAGCAACACGTTCCGGACGACTCTGTACCGCGTTACCCGTCCCTGCTGGCGCGGTGAAGCGTGCCCGCACGACCGGGATGTCGAGACCTGCGACGCGACCCATCTCGATCACGCGAGCAAGTGCCCGTCGTCGCGGTCGCCGCACGATCTCCGAAGCGGCCGGGTGACCTTCTACCGACGCGAGGACGTTCCTCGACGAGTCGTCAAAGATCGCCTCAACGCGAGCGAGGATATTCTCGATCGGCACTATGACCGCCGGTCGGACCGCGAACAGGCTGAACAGCGTAGCGATTACCTCCCCGACCTGTAA
- a CDS encoding DNA-binding protein, with product MSQVETTPHEIEGRWKWPDWGRGPYDALSSVMLGPPFEGYLEIDTEIDGEPWHLEVRYSKSGFAPRLSDGINAERLYEWDIVGRGRGERKASFNISPRFPDMRHWESGERLQLPWENQVGEVDGVDVEFHLSNLEPERGLELLPEFFAAAFDHAGERVHSEYFRTEPHPASRMWAYERYVRIRREWAEKLSSAGVLQKVAHYLSDLEGVKAELHIDNREVVNHQNRLFLNPTSASELLPGHTYGRKFEIYQLKDPDAVSKNHPSYHPKVEVLVNKSMNDGEAWAWADRHEVTEQIEETLLNALHWEDIPLGPDGSGVYVADDHFDAVARDDLVELYEDPTPRLEAKSDHLLMTTLRDMGETARDITETVATDGGATVDDLADQLGKHPATIYRAIEDLGEVLDLDQGDVSFRARKYREELRALVESAEYAIESYADRMQHIMGLADHVAESSPFQEWLAKNGADLEFDENGDPRQMRIDTILSRLKSDSFENVATIASEALEKWSKSGNDPTALRGIELTWKTPGGGTETGFVGAVADR from the coding sequence GTGTCGCAGGTCGAGACGACGCCGCACGAAATCGAAGGGCGCTGGAAGTGGCCCGATTGGGGCCGCGGTCCGTACGACGCGCTCTCGTCGGTCATGCTCGGACCTCCCTTCGAGGGCTACCTCGAGATCGACACCGAGATCGACGGCGAGCCCTGGCACCTCGAGGTCCGGTACAGCAAGTCGGGATTCGCTCCGCGACTGTCGGACGGAATCAACGCTGAACGGCTCTACGAGTGGGATATTGTCGGTCGCGGGCGCGGTGAGCGGAAAGCATCGTTCAATATCTCCCCCCGGTTCCCGGATATGCGCCACTGGGAGAGCGGTGAGCGACTGCAACTCCCGTGGGAGAATCAGGTCGGCGAAGTCGACGGCGTCGATGTTGAATTCCATCTGAGTAACCTCGAGCCCGAGCGCGGACTCGAGTTGCTGCCGGAATTCTTCGCGGCGGCGTTCGATCACGCTGGCGAGCGCGTTCACTCGGAGTATTTCCGGACGGAACCACACCCGGCGAGCCGGATGTGGGCGTACGAACGCTACGTTCGAATCCGTCGCGAGTGGGCGGAAAAGCTCTCGTCGGCCGGTGTACTGCAGAAAGTCGCGCACTACCTCTCCGACCTCGAGGGCGTGAAAGCCGAACTCCATATCGACAACCGGGAGGTCGTTAATCACCAGAACCGGCTGTTCCTGAACCCTACGTCGGCCAGCGAACTACTCCCCGGCCACACCTACGGACGAAAGTTCGAGATCTACCAGTTGAAAGACCCGGACGCGGTGTCGAAAAATCACCCGTCTTACCATCCGAAAGTGGAGGTCTTAGTGAACAAGTCGATGAACGACGGCGAGGCGTGGGCGTGGGCTGACCGCCACGAGGTGACCGAGCAGATCGAGGAGACACTGTTGAATGCGCTCCACTGGGAAGATATTCCGCTTGGTCCCGACGGCAGCGGTGTGTACGTCGCGGACGATCACTTCGACGCGGTCGCCCGTGACGATCTCGTCGAACTCTACGAGGACCCGACGCCGCGCCTCGAGGCGAAGTCGGACCACCTGTTGATGACGACGCTGCGAGATATGGGCGAGACCGCTCGCGATATCACGGAGACGGTCGCGACCGACGGCGGTGCGACCGTCGACGATCTCGCCGACCAGCTGGGGAAACATCCCGCGACGATCTACCGGGCGATCGAAGATCTCGGTGAAGTCCTAGATCTCGATCAAGGCGACGTGTCGTTCCGGGCCCGGAAGTATCGCGAGGAGCTTCGAGCGCTCGTCGAGTCAGCCGAGTACGCGATCGAGAGTTACGCCGATCGAATGCAGCACATTATGGGACTGGCCGACCACGTTGCCGAGTCGTCGCCCTTCCAGGAGTGGCTCGCGAAGAACGGCGCTGACCTCGAGTTCGACGAAAACGGCGATCCTCGGCAGATGCGGATCGATACGATTCTCTCCCGACTGAAGTCGGACAGCTTTGAGAACGTCGCGACGATCGCGAGCGAGGCCCTCGAGAAGTGGTCGAAGTCAGGCAACGATCCGACGGCACTGCGCGGGATCGAGTTGACCTGGAAGACTCCCGGCGGTGGGACTGAAACAGGGTTCGTCGGCGCGGTCGCCGATCGCTGA
- a CDS encoding AAA family ATPase — protein MHVIGTVGLPGSGKGEAATVAREDGIPVVTMGDVVRQETADRGLDPAKDHGTVAQALREENGPAAIAERSLPMIEDRLETHETVLVDGIRSDTEIDVFEERFGDAFTLVSIEAPFETRAERIDERGRDANEADGGEGLAARDERERGFGMDDAMDRADVVVENTDSLEAFHERIRAIVRNGTDGRKPAEADADS, from the coding sequence ATGCACGTCATCGGAACGGTGGGACTCCCCGGGAGCGGCAAGGGCGAGGCCGCCACCGTCGCACGCGAGGACGGAATCCCGGTGGTGACGATGGGCGACGTCGTCCGCCAGGAGACGGCCGACCGCGGGCTCGACCCCGCGAAGGATCACGGGACGGTCGCGCAGGCGCTGCGCGAGGAGAACGGCCCGGCGGCGATCGCCGAGCGGTCGCTGCCCATGATCGAGGACCGCCTCGAGACCCACGAGACGGTGCTGGTCGACGGCATCCGCTCGGACACCGAGATCGACGTCTTCGAGGAGCGGTTCGGCGACGCGTTCACGCTGGTCAGTATCGAGGCTCCCTTCGAGACCCGAGCCGAGCGGATCGACGAACGCGGCCGGGACGCGAACGAGGCCGACGGCGGCGAGGGGTTGGCCGCTCGCGACGAGCGCGAACGCGGCTTCGGGATGGACGACGCGATGGACCGCGCCGACGTCGTCGTCGAGAACACCGACTCGCTCGAGGCCTTCCACGAGCGAATCCGCGCGATCGTTCGGAACGGAACCGATGGACGGAAACCCGCCGAAGCGGATGCTGACTCATGA
- a CDS encoding aminopeptidase produces the protein MDPRIREHAQIIANHSVDLEEGDNVVVDAHPVAEDLVVALHEVIGEHGANPVTTSQRTGKRSQRAYLRSFGGSEAQSASDETSGDAASIEFETPEHELALIQNTDVYIAIRATDNATQTSDVDPETSAAYQQAQRPILEDRLSKRWCLTQFPAPANAQLAEMSTEGYENFVWDAVNKDWDAQREHQENMVEIMDPAEEVRIVSGDTTDVTMSVENNPTLNDHGEHNLPGGEVFTAPQPDSVEGEVLFDMPLYHQGREITDVYLEFEGGEVVSHSAAKNEDVLTEVLNTDDGARRLGELGIGMNRDIDQFTYNMLFDEKMGDTVHMAVGRAYDDTVGEGNEANDSAVHVDMIVDMSEDSYIEVDGEVVQRNGTFRFEDGFEE, from the coding sequence ATGGACCCGCGAATTCGCGAACACGCCCAGATCATCGCCAACCACTCGGTCGACCTCGAGGAGGGGGACAACGTCGTCGTCGACGCCCACCCCGTCGCCGAGGATCTGGTCGTCGCGCTCCACGAAGTGATCGGCGAACACGGCGCGAACCCCGTCACCACGAGCCAGCGGACCGGAAAGCGCAGCCAGCGCGCGTACCTCCGCTCGTTCGGCGGGAGCGAGGCGCAAAGCGCCTCGGACGAAACGAGCGGTGACGCCGCGAGTATCGAGTTCGAGACCCCCGAACACGAACTCGCGCTCATTCAGAACACGGACGTCTACATCGCCATTCGGGCGACGGACAACGCCACCCAGACCAGCGATGTCGACCCCGAAACCAGCGCGGCCTACCAGCAGGCCCAGCGCCCGATCCTCGAGGACCGGCTCTCGAAGCGCTGGTGTCTCACGCAGTTCCCCGCACCGGCCAACGCCCAGCTCGCCGAGATGAGCACGGAGGGCTACGAGAACTTCGTCTGGGACGCCGTCAACAAGGACTGGGACGCACAGCGCGAACACCAGGAGAACATGGTCGAGATCATGGACCCCGCCGAGGAGGTCCGCATCGTCAGCGGCGATACCACGGACGTGACGATGTCCGTCGAAAACAACCCGACGCTCAACGACCACGGCGAACACAACCTCCCCGGCGGCGAGGTCTTTACCGCACCCCAGCCCGACAGCGTCGAGGGCGAGGTGCTGTTCGACATGCCGCTGTACCATCAGGGCCGGGAGATCACAGACGTGTACCTCGAGTTCGAGGGCGGCGAAGTCGTCTCCCACTCGGCGGCGAAAAACGAGGATGTCCTCACGGAGGTCCTCAACACCGACGACGGCGCGCGCCGCCTCGGTGAACTCGGCATCGGAATGAACCGCGACATCGATCAGTTCACATACAACATGCTCTTCGACGAGAAGATGGGCGACACCGTCCACATGGCCGTCGGCCGCGCCTACGACGATACCGTCGGCGAGGGCAACGAGGCCAACGACTCCGCGGTCCACGTCGACATGATCGTCGACATGAGCGAGGACTCGTACATCGAAGTCGACGGCGAAGTCGTCCAGCGGAACGGAACGTTCCGGTTCGAAGACGGGTTCGAAGAGTAA